The sequence ATCCAATTTTGTTTAATACCTTGTGCTTTTACACCCTTTCCTTCAACTCTTCCATACTTTAAATCCCAATTATTTGGGTTATTTCTAACTTTGTTTCTAAAGTCTTAAGTGTTCCATAAATAGTAATACGTGCCATAATTTGGGGCATTACCGTTCTTTTTCGGCTCGTTCTTTTTTAAGTAGAAAAGTAGTAGCTTGAACGTGGATTTTATTTCTGTTCCATAACTCTAATGTATAATGAATAAAACTAAATTGTATCGAGTTACAAAGGAATATGAAAAACAAGTCAAGACGCTGAAATACAACATATTACAATCTTAAATCCCTTTAACAATCGGTAACGAGCTAGTAAGCTATCTTTGTATTTTTAAGACCAAAACCTATCAGACACTGAATTCCAAACTAAGACTACTGTTTTATAGAGCATTGGATATAAAAGGTAAAGCGTTTTTCTTATTTTTGCTTTTTACTAATCTTTTTTTACAAAAATAGAAAACGTGTTTATTTTACTAAGAAGACCTCACTAAAATTATGCATGTTTAGAAACATTCCCCAAATTCTGAACTTTAATTTCAAAGCTCTCATCAGATTGGATAGCCTTTGATTTCACTTTACTTCTATAGTTGTAGATCGTACGCAAGGTATAATGAAGAAACGTTGCGATTTGATTATTATTGGTAACCCCTAATTTGATCAGGGCAAATACACGAAGTTCCTGATTTAAAGTGTCTCCGTCACTGATGCGGTATCGTTCTTCTGGACGAAGTAGTTCGTTGATCTGTTCCACAAAATTCGGATATATTCTTAGAAAAGCCCTGTCGAAATTGCTATACAATTCTTTCAGCTCTTTGGAATTATCCTGTGATGAGGTTGTTATTTTCAGGATCTCAGCGGTTTGTCGGGTTTTGATCTTACGATTTACAATTCCTTTGAAGTGCGCAAGACGGTCAATATATTCTGTACAGATTTCAAGAAAACTTTTAATATACTGTTCTTTCAGGTGATTAGCTTCAGTAAGTGAATTATTAGTTTCGATCTGAAGAAGGCTGGCTTTTTTAAGATCATTATTTAGAACATTAAGCTTTTCATTGGTTTCCTTAAGTTTTTTTTGAGCTTTTAAAACCTTTTTGTTTTGCTTAATAATAAGAATAACAGCAATGAATAATATAAGCGATAAAATACTGGCTGTGATAAAAAGTGTCTGCAACTTTTTCTGCTGATTTTCACGTTCTATCTGATACGCTTTATCTATAATAGGTAATACTCTCGCAATATGTATATTACGTAATCTTGTGTTATAAAAATTGGCATCTTCGAGACTTCTTTTAATATAAAAATTTGCTCTTGAGATATCATTGTCATCGAAGAGTAAAATGGAAAGAGCGCGCAGAGACATGTTCTCTTTTACACCAGCATGAATATCTGATAGTGCAGATTTTGCGAGATATTTTTTTTGTTTTTTAATATCGCTTTTCTTTTCATAAAGATAGGCAAGTATAGCATTAAGGATTGAAAATTCCCGTGTATCTGGCCTTACATATCGAAAGCCCTGTAAAAGTTCTTTTTCGGCAAGGTCATATTTTTTAAGTTCAATATTTTTTGTGCTAAAAGTTATAACATATTCGTAACTATTTTTGGGAAGAAGGGTAAGAAGGGTATCCTGAACGGCATCTTTTTTCTGAATGATTTCTTCCATATCATAACCATACTGGTATTCGATCCAATAAATATAGACCTCGATATAGGCTTTATAATAATCAATAAGCTGATTTTTGTTCAGCTTTTTTTTATCGACGGTTTTCAGAATGTCAAGTGATACAGGAAACATTCCTTCTTTTGCTTTTATTCGGGCCAGTCGGATTTTGCTTTCTGCGGAATAGCTTTGATTGTTAAGCAGATGTGCTGTTTCTAAAGATTTATTGGTATAATATTCAGCTGAATCTGCTATAAAAACCTCATAACTTCGGGAAAGTGTATGATATATTCTATAATTTTTCTCATTACTGTTCGTGGAATTCAACTGTTTTAAAACAGCATGAATTTCCTGTTGCTTCTTTTTGGTATAAAAATCTTCTTTTGCTATATCTTCATCCAGTGCCTTTAAAAGAGTATCAAGTGTTTCTTGAGAAAACATCATAGTTGTTCCTATGAGAAAGAATATTGCGAAAAGAATTCTTTTTAACATTCAAAAGAGTTTTGACATTTATAAAAAATATCAATAATACAGAAATATTCTTATATAAAAGTGCATTATTAAAAATTACACTCTAAATTATATGATTAATTAATGAATATTTAAAAATCCAGTTTCTATAAATTTTTCTTCATTATCACAATGTGTTGCCTCATTTCAATTGGCATCGTTTTGGAAACTTTTCTGAGGTTGTACTAATATTATTAAAAGGTATAAACAGTTTAACTTCTAACCATAAAATTCAACTTTATGAGCAAAACAATGTTTTTTGGCAAAAGAAAACAAAATCTTACTCGGTTTTTCGAAAGGAGTGACGTATAAGTATTACTCATTTCTTTTAAATTTTAAAATAAATAAATGTTATACAAAATTATTTCATTGCCAAACCCCATGTATTTTATTATTAAAAATTCATATTTTTCAAGAGATATATTTTCCTAGAACAAAATTTGAAGATCTCTTATTAATTACAAAAGAATATGAAAAATCTTATTAGAATCCTCTTTGTAAAATCAAAGACATCGCAATTTCAAGAAAAGCTTTCGATCAGAAATCACCAACTTATGACAAAATGCCATTTATGCCCAAAAATGTCATATTGATTTATCATGCATTTACTAATATATAATTACTGTGAAAAATGAGACTAGCCTAGTAGAAAGCAGCAAAGCTTTGTGCAATATTTGGAATATTTTCGAAAAGCCTTAACGTGAAGGACTGCTCTTCAGAATTGATTATTTGTAATATATAATTAATACTTATTAATCTATCGGGATATAAAAAGTAAAGGTGAGATCAAATATACTTTTAATTCTTATGTTCATAAAATCAGAAAGTGGGACAATTGGCAACTGATGATAACATGGGATAATGAAACTTGCATAGAATAAAAACCTGGGAAAAGTCATATTCACTTATCTTATTTGCGATAGGCCTGTAGTGATTAATTCTCCCTATAATAAGTAATATTGAATTAAAGAATGTTACAATATTAAAATCTTGCTCAAAAATTACTAACAAAAATTGAGTCCAAAAATGCTTATAATCTTTAATAATTAAATATCTTAGTCAGATGTCACACTTAACTTTAGGTGCCCCCATCTTTTATTATTTAAATAATTTTATTTAGTCCCTTTTACTTCGACTGTTTCATAGTTGAAATATAGGGCAATGAGTAAATTTAATTTAGTAGAAGTAACGAGAAACGTCCATTTTTGTCCATACATAAAATTCTTTCTTGACATTTCTATCTCCGTACCTACCTTTATTTGTTTTAACAACTCTCCTTTAATAATTCTTATTCAAAATAAACTGTTTTTTTTCGATTGATTTTATTTCGCCGGGAATATTGGCTACAAACCATAACTCATATGGCTTTTGTTTCCAGGTAACTTAATGTAAAAGTGCACCATTTGGGTAATTTGAATCCAAATTTTTCTCAGCATAATTAAACGCGATATCATTTCCATACAAGGTTGACATTACACTGTCTTATGGATTTAATTAAGAAGTCAAACAATGTATCAGCAAAGGATTTTCTTTCAATTCATCATTCAGCTGAACTGAAGCTTTGCTATTGAGCAATTCTTTGGACCTTCCGTTATGCGTTTTATATTTACAAATATATCTGTAGTTCAATCTAACTTTCCAACACCTATTATCTGCATCTTTGAGATATCTTATAAATTGAGTAAATTGCTGGCCTTTAAGTTACTTTTACAATGTCCAATTTTGAAATGTTTTTCGATTACGTTCAGGAAATTTCAGGCAAAATACTGTCCGAAGATGATAAGCATTTGCTGACGGCACATTTTAAACCGAGAAAACTCCGAAAACGGCAATACTTTTTACAGGAAGGTAACGTGTGCAAATTTATTGCGTTTATTGTGAAAGGTTCTGCAAAGACCTTTACTGTAGATGAAAAAGGACATGAAAATATATTGAGATTGTCTGTAGAAAATTGGTGGCTTACAGATTTCGAAAGTTTTTATCGACTGACACCAAGCCGCTATCATATTGAAGCATTGGAGGAACTGGAATTACTGCAAACAACAAACGCGGAAATTGAAGAATTTCTCAAACATATCCCAGCCTTTTCCGCGATGTCAAATATTATCAATCAAAACAACACGATTGCAACACAGAAAAGAATGCAGGCGATCAACTACTCCGCTGAAGAGCGCTATGAAGAACTGGTGGAAAACTATCCCTATTTTCTGCAGCGGTTTTCGCAAAATATGATTGCTTCTTATCTTGGATTGTCATCTGAAACGCTGAGTAGAATCAAGAAAAACGCACTGAAATAAATTTTAACTCATAAACCATCGGAAATCTTCTTTCATTTTTGATCTAATAACTTACTAAATAATGCTTGATTCTGCAAAACTTTGTTGGTTTATTATTCTTGATATCTCAATTCAATTTGTCCAAGATTAAAGCTTTTAGCAAATTAAAAAGCTTATACGGAAGAACTTTTCGTCTTTGTTATTCTACCCTTTCACGAATTTCTTCATTTTTCACATTTCGCATAAACTTCTTTTTTACAATCATTTAAGATAATTTTCTGATTTAAGTCACAGGTTTCAATTGACATTTGTCACCATTAATCCGTGATGAATATCAATGCACAGATAGCTATGATGCGGCAACTTTGCATATAAATCAGAACGAAAATAATCTGACGAATTTAAAGAAATTAATATAGAAATTATGAGTAAATTGGAAAACAAGGTAGCGATAGTTACAGGTGCTGCAAAAGGAATAGGTGCTGCAATTGCAAAATACTTCGCCCACGAAGGTGCAAAAGTTGTCGTAAATTATGCTTCGAGCAAAGAAGCTGCGGAAGATATCGTTAAGATCATCACCGACTACGGCGGTGTGGCAATAGCTGTACAGGCAGATGTTTCCAATGAAGCAGATGTCAACAGATTGTTTGAAGAAACCAAAAAAGCTTTCGGAACGCTGGATATTTTGGTTAACAATGCAGTATCTCAAGGATATGCAGGTATTGAACAGATTACGGTGGAGGATTTTCACAAAAGTTTTAACGTGAATGTATTAGGAACAATTTTAACCATCCAGTCAGCTCTGAAACTTTTTGGAGACAATGGTGGAAACATCATCAATATCAGTTCAGGCGCAAGTAAATCTCCACTTCCTCATGCGTCGCTGTATTCTTCTACAAAAGCTGCGGTAGATGCTTTTACGATTGCATTGTCTAAAGAACTGGGTGCAAAAAACATACGTATCAATTCTATTTTGCCGGGCGCTACAGATACAGAAGGTGCAGCCAATGCGGGCGTGACTGCGGGAAGTGATTATGAAAAATGTTTATCGAAAAAACACCACTTGGAAGAAGAGGTCAGCCGTCAGATATTGCCAAAGCTGCGGTATTCCTTGCTTCTGATGATGCAGCGTGGATTACAGGTGAGCAGATTTCTGTTTCGGGTGGGATGTATGGTTTTTAGTACATATTGATAATCAGAAACATTCAGTAAATATGAAAATTACAGATATTTAATTATTTGTGATTTTTGATTTTTGAAGAAGATTTAATTTTATGAATGAAAATGCCAAATAATTTTATCGTTATTCGGCATTTTTAATATTAGAGGAGTACTTAGATTAAATCATAATCTTGTAATAAGGATTAAAACAAATTATTTCACCAGATAAGTCATTCCTCCATCAACAAGCAGTTCAGTACCAAGCATAAAAGAAGAATCGTCGGAAGCCAAAAACACCGCAGCACTTCCGATATCAGAAGGTTGCCCTATCCTGCCCGCCGGCACGGCTTCAGCAAACTGTTGTTTCACAGAAGTGATTTGTTCGGCAGGAATAAACTTTTCAAATGCCGGAGTATCCGTTGTACCAGGAGTTATCACATTCGCTCTTATTTTTCTGTCTAAAAGATCCGTAGAAAATCCTTTCGCCAAATAAATTACAGCAGATTTTGCAGCGCCATAAAGGGTGAATGATGCATAAGCGCGATGTGCAGCATTGGATCCGATAAGAATAACAGAACTACCATCATTCAAATGAGGTAAAGCTTTTTGAACTGTGAAATAAACTGCTTTTAGGTTCAAATTCATTAATCTGTCATAATCTTCTTCAGTTGTAGTTGCAACCGTTCCTACGCTTCCTGCACCAGCATTGGCTACCAAAATATCAATCTTTCCAAATTTATCTGCTGTTGTTTTAAACGCTTTTTCAAGATCTTCAGCTTTTGTTACATCGGCATTGATAGCGATAAATCCGTCTCCAAGAAGCGCTAAAGCTTTGTCTAAAGTTTCCTGATTTCTACCAACAATTGCGCCTGTTGCGCCTTCATTTTTTAATGCCTCTGCGATACCAAGACCTATACCACTGTTTCCGCCAGTGATTACTGCAACTTTGTTTTTTAATTTACTCATAATTGTACATTTTAAATTTTTCAGATATTCTGTTCTGAATTATAAGTACAAAGATATTTCCTCAGCACAAATGCATTCTTGACCTGAATCATTAAATACACTTGATTTAAATCAAGTCATAGATTTGAAGTTTCTGGAAGTATTTTTTTGAAATTAGAAGAAGGAAAATAAAAGAGAGAAGATATTAGTATAAATTTCTATTTTGAATTTATTTTTTTTCGCAATCTGCTCAATGTTTCAGGAGACAAACCTAAATAGGACGCAATCATATTTTGAGGAAACCGTTGTAAAAAGTGAGGATAATTATTGACAAAATCAGAAAAACGTTCTTCTGCTGTATAACGGATAACAGCTTGCATCCTTTTTTGATTTGCAATTGCATTGTTCTGCTTGATGACCTCCATCATTGCCGAAAATGCCGGGATATGTTTAAAAAATTCTTCAACCTGAGCATTGGTCACCTGCAACACTTCTAAATCCTCTATTGCCTGTATGTTGTACTGACTTGGCGTCAGATGATAAAAACTTTCAAAATCAGCCAGCCACCAGTTTTCGACACTTAGTTTAAGAATATTTTCATTTCCTTCTTCATCCACAGAAAATGTTCTGGCAGATCCTTTTACGATAAATCCTGTATATTTGCAGACATCTCCTTCCTGCAGAAAATATTGTTTTTTCCGGAACCTTCGTGGTTTCATATGAGCTTCGATCACTAATTTTTCACCCTCAGAAAGTATTTCTCCGGACATTTTTTTAATGTAGTCATAAAAAGCTTCGAAATTGGACATTTACAAGTAGCTATTAGTTTGCAATATACTAAGACGTCTATTTAAAACAAAATCATTTCTTAAATATCCGAGCTTCAGAATTAGAAATCTCTAAACAGGATTATCTATTTTGTGAAATTGTAGCAATTCTTTCTAAATCTTCAATAAAAAATTTCTATATTTCTTCGGTTATGGGTCCAAAATCGGACATCGATTTATAAAAAATGTACCTTTAGTTAAGTCTTTTAAAGCAAATTGTTAGATAATCAAGTTATTTCAAATAACTTTTCAGCTCCCTGTTTGCCCCTATAAAAAAAACCCTTGAATATCATTGTATTAAAGGGCTTTGCTGTGTTCCCATCTAGGCTTCGCTAATATTTTTCGAAAGAAAAACCGGAAAAAAGAAATAACATAATCTTATCAGACAACTGGAGGTACGCAAAGAAAGGGAATATTCGATAGTACCTTAA comes from Chryseobacterium sp. 3008163 and encodes:
- a CDS encoding SDR family NAD(P)-dependent oxidoreductase → MSKLKNKVAVITGGNSGIGLGIAEALKNEGATGAIVGRNQETLDKALALLGDGFIAINADVTKAEDLEKAFKTTADKFGKIDILVANAGAGSVGTVATTTEEDYDRLMNLNLKAVYFTVQKALPHLNDGSSVILIGSNAAHRAYASFTLYGAAKSAVIYLAKGFSTDLLDRKIRANVITPGTTDTPAFEKFIPAEQITSVKQQFAEAVPAGRIGQPSDIGSAAVFLASDDSSFMLGTELLVDGGMTYLVK
- a CDS encoding Crp/Fnr family transcriptional regulator produces the protein MSNFEMFFDYVQEISGKILSEDDKHLLTAHFKPRKLRKRQYFLQEGNVCKFIAFIVKGSAKTFTVDEKGHENILRLSVENWWLTDFESFYRLTPSRYHIEALEELELLQTTNAEIEEFLKHIPAFSAMSNIINQNNTIATQKRMQAINYSAEERYEELVENYPYFLQRFSQNMIASYLGLSSETLSRIKKNALK
- a CDS encoding DUF6377 domain-containing protein, coding for MLKRILFAIFFLIGTTMMFSQETLDTLLKALDEDIAKEDFYTKKKQQEIHAVLKQLNSTNSNEKNYRIYHTLSRSYEVFIADSAEYYTNKSLETAHLLNNQSYSAESKIRLARIKAKEGMFPVSLDILKTVDKKKLNKNQLIDYYKAYIEVYIYWIEYQYGYDMEEIIQKKDAVQDTLLTLLPKNSYEYVITFSTKNIELKKYDLAEKELLQGFRYVRPDTREFSILNAILAYLYEKKSDIKKQKKYLAKSALSDIHAGVKENMSLRALSILLFDDNDISRANFYIKRSLEDANFYNTRLRNIHIARVLPIIDKAYQIERENQQKKLQTLFITASILSLILFIAVILIIKQNKKVLKAQKKLKETNEKLNVLNNDLKKASLLQIETNNSLTEANHLKEQYIKSFLEICTEYIDRLAHFKGIVNRKIKTRQTAEILKITTSSQDNSKELKELYSNFDRAFLRIYPNFVEQINELLRPEERYRISDGDTLNQELRVFALIKLGVTNNNQIATFLHYTLRTIYNYRSKVKSKAIQSDESFEIKVQNLGNVSKHA
- a CDS encoding Crp/Fnr family transcriptional regulator; its protein translation is MSGEILSEGEKLVIEAHMKPRRFRKKQYFLQEGDVCKYTGFIVKGSARTFSVDEEGNENILKLSVENWWLADFESFYHLTPSQYNIQAIEDLEVLQVTNAQVEEFFKHIPAFSAMMEVIKQNNAIANQKRMQAVIRYTAEERFSDFVNNYPHFLQRFPQNMIASYLGLSPETLSRLRKKINSK